A single window of Chitinivibrio alkaliphilus ACht1 DNA harbors:
- a CDS encoding HAD family hydrolase: protein MKEYDLYLFDCDGTILDTSELICKSYEFLCTRYGRPFNAQEVQRSIGIPLRRQMEFLFGPMSDTHYDTLQKEFMEYQYAHADSLLRVFPGVRDTLLQLTKHNKHLSIVTSRRRASLLRYLEFVSLKDLFEYCITPEDTALPKPAPDPVKKALSYYPPSTAVFIGDSSVDIQSGTQAGIETVFVRWNKTSLPTGCIPTTTIDTPQELLFSGASQ, encoded by the coding sequence ATGAAAGAGTATGACCTCTACCTATTTGACTGTGACGGAACCATTCTTGATACATCAGAATTAATCTGCAAGTCCTATGAATTTCTCTGCACACGGTATGGCCGTCCCTTCAATGCACAGGAAGTGCAACGCTCCATCGGTATCCCCTTGCGTCGGCAAATGGAATTTCTCTTCGGTCCCATGTCAGATACGCATTACGACACCTTACAGAAAGAATTTATGGAGTATCAATACGCCCATGCAGACTCTCTCTTACGGGTATTCCCCGGCGTACGCGACACGCTGTTGCAACTTACTAAACACAATAAACACCTCAGCATTGTAACCTCCCGACGACGCGCCTCACTGCTACGCTACCTTGAATTTGTCTCTCTCAAAGATCTTTTCGAATACTGTATTACCCCTGAAGATACCGCGCTCCCAAAGCCGGCGCCAGACCCAGTGAAGAAGGCTCTTTCATACTATCCCCCCAGCACGGCTGTGTTTATCGGCGATTCATCCGTTGATATTCAAAGCGGCACTCAGGCGGGAATAGAAACGGTGTTTGTAAGGTGGAACAAGACCTCCCTTCCCACAGGGTGTATCCCCACCACCACAATAGATACCCCTCAGGAACTTCTTTTTTCAGGAGCATCGCAGTGA
- a CDS encoding iron-sulfur cluster assembly scaffold protein produces the protein MSGWVYSEVVKDHFINPRNAWKNDEDFAYDCMGKDGNVQCGDEMLFALQIDAETEKIIDCRWQTFGCASAIASTSMLSEAIKGLTLEEAMKITPKDITERLGGLPDNKIHCSVLGDKALCAAANDYFRKNGMEDRVVEPKAKLICECKNVTDLDIEESILEGSRTYTDLQDDTGLGTVCGRCRETAESLLEHYIEKHFK, from the coding sequence ATGTCAGGTTGGGTGTATAGCGAAGTTGTGAAGGATCACTTTATTAATCCGCGGAATGCGTGGAAAAATGACGAAGATTTTGCCTATGACTGTATGGGGAAAGATGGGAATGTTCAGTGCGGCGATGAAATGCTTTTTGCCTTGCAGATAGATGCAGAGACAGAGAAAATCATTGACTGTCGATGGCAGACCTTTGGGTGCGCCAGTGCCATTGCGAGCACGTCCATGTTGTCTGAAGCGATAAAGGGCTTAACCCTTGAAGAGGCCATGAAGATAACCCCGAAGGATATTACGGAACGGCTTGGTGGTCTCCCCGATAACAAAATCCACTGCTCTGTATTGGGGGATAAGGCCCTTTGCGCTGCTGCAAATGATTATTTTCGTAAAAACGGTATGGAAGATCGTGTCGTTGAGCCCAAGGCGAAGCTTATTTGTGAGTGTAAAAATGTGACAGATCTTGATATTGAAGAGTCTATTCTTGAAGGAAGTCGTACCTACACCGATCTACAGGATGATACCGGTCTGGGAACGGTGTGTGGCCGCTGTCGTGAGACGGCAGAATCTCTTTTGGAACACTACATCGAGAAGCATTTTAAGTAG
- a CDS encoding AMP-binding protein — protein MKNTETVTALWQHSVEMFSHRTALYFPREEFEYFGERELTSLSYQQAEEQVINIGEGLAYIGLKEEDHCLIICERNSRLPLTELAVLGNRAVAIPVNPHYSPHEMEQVFTLVAPRIVFVENRDLLEKYKNHITSAATVKAVVVMSEDYIAVDEYDEKTTFAFEHLLQIGFESRIFRIFRGRRKKSSPDDTAHIFITQNSEGMLQDVPLSQGQIARTIGKTKEIHHPGSDTIHLSLLPPWHCLDHTINYVLLSAGAALVCLWEEKYWRLIAHIEPTSIAALPAQWVQLYKKCVEIWERKKHFGLCKGIYRFCEKGIQNQGHTRETPHPLIHSIGRLLFHGPLRSKGGKNLRTAYIGASPAPWYVLTLLEMLHVQTYSIYSRTHAASILSLGKARPRSPAYCGTLLGDTEVRIDKESERHSFGEIHLRSPRISTDPTYWHHTGDMGTIEGNQLSVHGASKSEIILRGRSLFPEWIELIMDRSEFVERSALFSHGENLYACIAPNVEALQRVLPRKKEYDLEEILRSTVARKIILNEINTLLEDARNPHVVHDIYLIPEISCAKGLLLHTYRINRSALARVVRTLNLP, from the coding sequence ATGAAGAATACTGAGACAGTCACCGCACTCTGGCAACACAGTGTGGAAATGTTTTCCCACCGTACGGCTCTGTATTTCCCGCGGGAAGAGTTTGAATATTTTGGAGAGAGAGAGCTGACCAGCCTTTCCTACCAACAAGCTGAAGAACAGGTTATTAATATCGGAGAGGGGCTTGCCTATATTGGCCTAAAAGAAGAAGACCACTGTCTTATTATCTGCGAGAGGAACTCCCGTCTACCCCTTACAGAGCTGGCAGTTTTGGGAAACCGGGCCGTGGCGATCCCCGTAAACCCCCACTACTCTCCCCATGAGATGGAACAGGTGTTTACCCTCGTTGCCCCCCGGATTGTGTTTGTTGAAAACAGAGATCTCCTGGAGAAATACAAGAACCATATCACCAGTGCAGCCACAGTAAAAGCCGTGGTGGTTATGTCAGAGGACTACATTGCCGTGGATGAGTATGATGAAAAAACAACCTTTGCCTTTGAACATCTCTTACAGATTGGTTTTGAATCACGAATTTTTAGAATTTTTCGAGGACGAAGAAAGAAGTCCAGCCCCGATGATACAGCACATATTTTTATTACCCAAAATAGTGAGGGAATGTTACAGGATGTCCCTCTTTCTCAGGGACAAATTGCTCGTACCATAGGGAAAACAAAAGAGATTCACCACCCCGGATCAGATACAATCCATCTCTCACTTCTCCCGCCGTGGCATTGCCTCGATCACACAATTAACTACGTACTTCTTAGTGCCGGTGCTGCCCTTGTCTGCCTGTGGGAAGAAAAATACTGGCGTCTTATTGCGCATATTGAACCAACAAGCATCGCTGCTCTTCCGGCACAATGGGTACAACTCTACAAGAAATGTGTTGAAATTTGGGAACGGAAAAAACATTTCGGCCTATGCAAAGGCATTTATCGCTTCTGTGAAAAGGGGATTCAAAACCAAGGGCACACGCGGGAAACACCACATCCACTTATTCATAGCATCGGACGACTTCTTTTTCATGGCCCCTTGCGTTCCAAAGGGGGAAAAAATCTCCGAACCGCCTATATCGGTGCTAGCCCCGCCCCGTGGTACGTCCTCACACTTCTGGAGATGCTTCATGTACAAACATACAGCATCTACTCCCGTACACATGCTGCATCGATACTCTCCCTGGGAAAAGCACGACCAAGATCCCCCGCGTATTGCGGAACCCTTCTCGGGGATACGGAGGTTCGTATTGACAAGGAATCTGAACGTCACTCCTTCGGGGAAATACATCTACGCAGCCCACGAATTAGTACGGACCCCACATACTGGCATCATACAGGAGATATGGGAACAATTGAGGGAAACCAACTCTCTGTGCACGGTGCTTCAAAATCAGAAATTATACTGCGGGGCAGGTCTCTCTTTCCCGAATGGATAGAGCTGATCATGGATCGATCAGAGTTTGTAGAACGCTCCGCCCTCTTTTCCCATGGAGAAAACCTCTATGCCTGTATCGCCCCGAATGTAGAAGCACTCCAGAGAGTTCTTCCGCGAAAAAAGGAGTATGACCTAGAGGAGATTCTTCGTAGTACCGTAGCCCGAAAGATCATTCTCAATGAGATCAATACTCTTTTGGAGGATGCACGTAATCCGCATGTTGTCCACGACATATATTTGATTCCAGAAATCTCCTGTGCAAAGGGCCTTCTCCTTCATACCTATCGAATTAACCGGAGTGCCCTTGCACGGGTCGTAAGAACCTTAAACCTGCCGTAA
- the glgA gene encoding glycogen synthase GlgA, which translates to MNVLFVSSEVVPFAKTGGLADVVSALGAHMKKRGHDVRIVLPYYSSIRDTGVETETVLESMGVSMGPGIEIWCSVKQVIGTGGVQVLLIEHDGFFNREGLYHDNQFTDYGDNAKRFGFLARAALQVAIDTQFSPDIIHANDWQAALVAAYQKVWFWDNPIVGQAATVLTIHNARYQGNYPGDNYHWLGFGPEHFTPDKFEDYGDINMLKAGIYFADMVNTVSPTHAAELIRPYSDFGMEVALNNKGDSFLGILNGVDYDEWCPEKDPLIPQKFSVDDLSGKARCKEELQDAFLLEKRDTPPIIGIVGRMVEQKGYHLLIPVIETILATHDVQFVILGSGDKGMEDFFGALPERYPGKVGSWIGYSNEKAHLIEAGADMFLMPSIFEPCGLNQIYSLKYGTLPIVRAVGGLDDTVRNFDIQRNEGTGFKFWDATPEALQGTIEWALDIWYTHHTAFDWLRRCAMRENFSWEIATDHYVDFYHEAQLKRAEYNRSFQ; encoded by the coding sequence ATGAACGTATTATTTGTCTCATCTGAAGTAGTCCCCTTTGCCAAGACTGGTGGGTTGGCCGATGTTGTCTCCGCCCTTGGCGCTCATATGAAAAAACGCGGACATGATGTGCGTATTGTCTTGCCCTACTATAGCTCCATACGAGACACGGGCGTAGAAACAGAGACAGTTCTTGAATCCATGGGTGTTTCCATGGGCCCCGGCATCGAGATCTGGTGTAGTGTAAAGCAGGTTATCGGGACAGGAGGCGTACAGGTACTCCTTATTGAGCATGACGGTTTTTTTAATCGTGAAGGCTTGTATCATGACAATCAATTTACAGACTACGGAGATAACGCAAAACGGTTTGGGTTTCTCGCCCGCGCTGCATTGCAAGTAGCTATTGACACACAATTTTCTCCCGACATTATCCATGCCAACGATTGGCAGGCAGCCCTGGTTGCAGCATATCAAAAAGTGTGGTTTTGGGATAACCCCATCGTGGGTCAGGCTGCGACAGTATTAACCATTCATAATGCCCGCTATCAGGGGAATTATCCCGGAGACAATTATCACTGGCTGGGGTTTGGCCCAGAGCATTTTACCCCGGATAAGTTTGAGGATTATGGTGATATTAACATGCTGAAAGCGGGAATCTATTTTGCCGATATGGTGAATACGGTAAGCCCAACCCACGCAGCAGAACTAATTCGTCCCTATTCTGACTTTGGAATGGAAGTTGCCCTAAACAATAAGGGCGACTCCTTTCTCGGCATATTAAACGGCGTAGACTACGACGAATGGTGTCCTGAGAAGGATCCCCTTATCCCCCAGAAATTCTCCGTAGATGATCTTTCCGGAAAAGCCCGTTGCAAAGAAGAGCTTCAAGATGCCTTCCTCCTCGAAAAACGGGATACCCCTCCCATTATCGGCATTGTGGGACGCATGGTAGAACAAAAAGGATACCATCTGCTTATTCCCGTCATTGAAACCATTCTTGCCACCCATGATGTGCAGTTTGTGATACTTGGAAGCGGAGACAAGGGAATGGAAGATTTCTTTGGCGCACTTCCGGAACGATATCCCGGCAAAGTAGGCTCGTGGATTGGCTATTCAAACGAGAAAGCCCATCTTATTGAGGCAGGGGCGGATATGTTTCTCATGCCATCCATATTTGAGCCCTGCGGATTAAATCAAATCTATTCGCTTAAATATGGAACCCTGCCCATTGTTCGAGCCGTTGGCGGCCTGGATGACACGGTTCGTAACTTTGATATTCAGCGAAACGAGGGTACAGGGTTTAAATTTTGGGATGCAACTCCCGAAGCCCTGCAAGGCACAATAGAATGGGCTCTGGATATTTGGTATACTCACCACACCGCCTTTGATTGGCTTCGCCGCTGTGCCATGCGCGAAAATTTCTCGTGGGAGATTGCCACAGACCATTATGTGGACTTCTACCACGAAGCCCAGCTCAAACGGGCAGAGTATAATCGAAGCTTTCAATAG
- the mnmE gene encoding tRNA uridine-5-carboxymethylaminomethyl(34) synthesis GTPase MnmE, giving the protein MVSSDTIVALATPRGNAALAVLRISGPDAHALCADFIQEKKRFETASPGQLRRYLLCAKGEVIDEITAVKFSAPRSFTGEDMVELICHGGTTLLERIISLFLSTPLRYADPGEFSRRAFLHGKLDLKKAESIHRLIHAESVQAHKNALAHYLGQERPFFDALKDDIHALLVDMETAIEFSDTDDVGESAAFTERMEHLLQKIHRDFEKELEKRQRLREIDTGVDVCIVGRANAGKSSLLNALLGYDRAIINARKGTTRDIITETRLLGGMRVRFIDTAGLNETTDEIEQEGIRRTQQAIAQSALVVWLVSEDSGCTPSDFSAVSSGMAEVLGVANKCDSPQVESAESFLTKHGVYTCSVSARTGEGVSQLLREIETRIHERYCDVEYETVIGTEREEALVRRIVQELDKIDLGTPMEIQAEYLRSILSHLESIYGKSSPEEVLNDIFGSFCIGK; this is encoded by the coding sequence ATGGTTTCTTCCGATACGATAGTTGCCCTCGCTACGCCGCGAGGAAACGCAGCCCTTGCGGTTTTGCGTATTTCCGGTCCTGACGCACATGCACTTTGTGCCGACTTTATTCAAGAAAAAAAGCGGTTTGAGACGGCCAGTCCGGGGCAATTGCGGCGGTATCTTCTTTGTGCAAAGGGAGAGGTTATTGATGAGATCACAGCGGTGAAGTTTTCTGCGCCCCGTTCATTTACGGGGGAAGATATGGTTGAGCTCATCTGTCATGGCGGAACAACGCTTCTTGAACGTATCATATCTCTATTTTTGTCCACCCCTCTTCGCTATGCAGATCCGGGAGAGTTTAGCCGGCGGGCTTTTTTGCATGGAAAGCTGGACTTGAAAAAAGCGGAGTCCATTCACCGTCTGATCCATGCAGAAAGTGTGCAGGCTCATAAAAATGCCCTTGCCCACTATCTAGGGCAGGAACGTCCCTTCTTTGATGCTCTGAAAGATGATATTCATGCTCTTTTAGTAGATATGGAGACAGCCATTGAATTTAGCGATACCGACGACGTGGGAGAAAGTGCGGCCTTTACAGAACGAATGGAACATCTCTTGCAAAAAATACACCGTGATTTTGAGAAGGAGTTGGAAAAACGTCAGCGCCTGCGTGAGATAGATACGGGGGTGGATGTCTGCATTGTGGGTCGTGCCAACGCAGGAAAGTCATCACTCTTAAATGCTCTTCTTGGGTATGATCGTGCGATTATTAATGCACGTAAAGGGACAACCCGGGATATTATCACTGAAACGCGTCTTCTCGGAGGAATGCGCGTTCGCTTTATTGATACGGCTGGTTTAAATGAAACCACCGATGAAATAGAGCAGGAGGGGATTCGGCGAACGCAACAAGCGATAGCTCAGAGTGCTCTGGTAGTATGGCTTGTATCAGAAGATAGCGGCTGTACCCCAAGTGATTTTTCTGCGGTATCTTCAGGTATGGCGGAAGTGCTGGGGGTTGCGAATAAGTGTGATTCTCCGCAGGTTGAGAGTGCAGAATCGTTTCTCACGAAACATGGTGTGTATACGTGCTCCGTTTCTGCTCGGACGGGGGAGGGGGTGTCTCAGCTTCTCAGGGAGATCGAGACGCGAATACATGAAAGATACTGTGATGTAGAGTATGAGACTGTCATAGGGACTGAACGAGAAGAAGCCCTTGTACGAAGAATTGTACAGGAGCTTGATAAGATAGACCTTGGAACACCCATGGAAATTCAGGCAGAATATCTTCGCTCCATACTTTCCCATTTGGAAAGTATTTATGGAAAGAGTTCTCCCGAAGAGGTCCTCAATGACATATTCGGGAGTTTCTGCATCGGTAAATAG
- the argS gene encoding arginine--tRNA ligase, producing the protein MIPLRVEIEQVLQSAFGRLGYDAAYARTVRSNRPDLCQFQCNGALAMAKKVGKAPREIAGDIVALLVDDTRFSRVEIAGPGFINMTLSDTYLASYGSQSAHEEPTWDSTGKTVVVDFAGPNVAKPMHVGHLRSAIIGDSLQRLFRTVGYNVISDNHLGDWGTQMGMLITELQRRMPELPYFDSLQTEGFPETPPLTIHELETMYPEASKACKEDPERMKEAVEATDELQRGRPGYLALWKHFVALSTETLHRDFSRLGVHFDHWLGESFYMDRMGRVVEELTRDGFVYESQGAQVMDVSRPDDSKEIPPVMLEKSGGGFLYATSDIATIEYRMKEFSPARICYVVDKRQALHFEQVFRAVRMAEIVSHTVSLEHVGFGTVNGKDGKPFKTREGGVMKLAELMDLVINRAAERMEESGIGRDASEEEKNEIARMVGIAALKFADLSNHRLSDYVFDIDKFSRFEGKTGPYILYSAVRIKSILRKVQAAGFSSGEILPFRHDSERDLLLELGRLGDVYEKAAEDCAPNYLCDYVYDLSQVFNRFYRDCHIMKEADTALRGSWISLCQWTLKTVEDVLSILGIVVPEKM; encoded by the coding sequence ATGATACCTCTTCGAGTTGAGATAGAGCAAGTGTTACAATCTGCCTTTGGTCGCCTTGGGTATGATGCGGCGTATGCACGAACAGTGCGATCAAATCGTCCTGATTTATGTCAATTTCAATGTAATGGTGCTTTGGCCATGGCTAAGAAGGTTGGAAAAGCACCGCGGGAGATTGCCGGTGATATCGTGGCACTGCTTGTGGATGACACTCGGTTTTCCCGTGTTGAAATTGCGGGGCCGGGGTTTATCAATATGACCCTCTCCGATACCTATTTGGCTTCATATGGTTCACAGAGTGCACATGAAGAGCCCACGTGGGACAGTACCGGCAAAACCGTTGTGGTCGATTTTGCCGGTCCTAATGTGGCAAAACCCATGCATGTGGGACATTTGCGATCCGCCATTATTGGCGATTCTCTGCAACGGCTCTTTCGAACAGTGGGGTATAATGTAATCAGTGATAATCATCTCGGTGACTGGGGTACACAAATGGGCATGCTGATTACGGAGTTGCAGCGTCGTATGCCCGAGCTTCCCTATTTCGATTCGTTGCAAACAGAAGGGTTTCCAGAAACTCCTCCCTTGACAATTCATGAGCTTGAGACAATGTATCCCGAAGCCAGTAAAGCGTGCAAAGAAGACCCAGAACGGATGAAAGAGGCCGTGGAAGCAACGGATGAACTCCAAAGAGGCCGTCCGGGGTATCTTGCATTATGGAAGCATTTTGTGGCTCTTTCGACGGAAACCTTACACCGGGACTTTTCTCGCCTGGGAGTACATTTTGATCACTGGCTTGGAGAGAGTTTTTACATGGATCGTATGGGGCGTGTTGTAGAAGAATTGACCCGTGATGGCTTTGTGTATGAGAGCCAGGGGGCGCAGGTTATGGACGTGTCACGTCCTGATGATTCTAAGGAAATTCCGCCGGTTATGCTCGAAAAATCCGGTGGTGGGTTTCTCTATGCAACCTCCGATATCGCAACCATTGAGTATCGCATGAAGGAGTTTTCTCCGGCCCGGATCTGTTATGTCGTAGACAAGCGGCAGGCCCTTCACTTTGAACAGGTTTTTCGTGCAGTGCGTATGGCAGAGATTGTTTCCCATACGGTTTCCTTGGAGCATGTTGGTTTTGGAACGGTAAATGGCAAAGATGGGAAGCCCTTTAAAACCCGTGAAGGCGGTGTTATGAAGCTTGCCGAATTGATGGATTTGGTTATCAATCGTGCCGCAGAACGTATGGAGGAGTCGGGGATTGGCAGAGATGCTTCCGAAGAAGAGAAGAACGAGATTGCTCGTATGGTTGGTATTGCAGCTTTGAAATTTGCCGATCTTTCAAACCACCGTCTCTCTGATTATGTTTTTGATATTGACAAGTTTAGCCGCTTTGAAGGTAAAACCGGCCCTTATATTCTCTATTCCGCAGTACGAATAAAGTCAATTCTCCGCAAGGTTCAAGCTGCGGGGTTTTCCTCTGGCGAGATTCTCCCCTTTCGTCACGACTCAGAACGGGATCTCCTGCTTGAATTAGGGCGTCTTGGTGATGTCTATGAAAAAGCTGCCGAAGATTGTGCGCCTAATTATTTGTGCGATTATGTGTATGACCTTTCACAGGTTTTTAACCGGTTTTATCGTGATTGTCATATTATGAAAGAAGCAGACACGGCGCTGAGGGGGAGTTGGATTAGCCTTTGTCAATGGACGCTTAAAACCGTGGAAGATGTTCTGAGCATTTTAGGTATTGTGGTCCCGGAGAAAATGTAA
- a CDS encoding UDP-2,3-diacylglucosamine diphosphatase, with amino-acid sequence MIRFFISDQHFGASFVRDEAERRSVFLHFCTYLRTLPGAELYILGDFFDFWIERAGKPRRTYLPLLSAMKELIKDGVSVTYLQGNHDFMPMSFLERMGVRIVTEQTFHHAGKCVHLEHGHRIRKGTKRGVLYGITENRVLQQLYKMLPLCISVPLAEGAAHLSRKKGVAAHHPHKYERYRGCIENVMGQRGYDLCILGHLHVCSVETVSTGVYANCGTWMEEGEYPLLYLQDTTLILSRLCPDGTPQEPIKTVSL; translated from the coding sequence GTGATACGATTTTTTATTTCAGATCAACACTTCGGCGCTTCTTTTGTCCGCGATGAGGCAGAGCGCCGAAGTGTTTTTTTACATTTTTGCACATACCTTCGCACGCTCCCCGGAGCAGAGCTCTACATCTTGGGTGATTTTTTTGATTTTTGGATAGAACGTGCGGGAAAACCTCGACGGACATACCTCCCCCTTTTAAGCGCCATGAAGGAGCTGATAAAGGATGGTGTATCTGTTACCTATTTACAAGGAAATCACGACTTTATGCCCATGTCGTTCCTAGAGCGAATGGGGGTTCGAATTGTGACGGAACAGACCTTTCACCATGCAGGAAAATGTGTTCACTTGGAACATGGGCACCGCATTCGGAAGGGAACAAAGCGAGGGGTATTATATGGCATTACGGAAAACAGGGTTCTTCAACAACTGTATAAAATGCTTCCTCTTTGTATTTCTGTGCCCCTTGCAGAAGGAGCTGCACACCTCAGCCGTAAAAAGGGAGTTGCAGCCCATCATCCCCATAAGTATGAACGATATCGGGGGTGCATCGAAAACGTAATGGGGCAACGAGGGTATGATCTCTGCATTTTAGGGCATCTTCATGTCTGTTCTGTAGAGACGGTATCCACAGGGGTATACGCAAATTGCGGCACATGGATGGAGGAGGGTGAATATCCGCTTCTCTATTTGCAGGATACCACCCTTATCTTGAGCCGTCTTTGCCCCGACGGTACGCCGCAGGAGCCTATAAAAACTGTAAGCTTATGA
- a CDS encoding HEAT repeat domain-containing protein, which yields MIQGLLRFTAHASPHDLKYLIPLVQSSNEHISHIARETAADFIRNILLDRLEELSCEEVQKLIEVVRKLTPDFLANVLSEIRRGSEGRRVHAIQLLRYMNDDEVVRKVLITLLRSKVTHVRATAVKVLGYFVNSLEHHLFRSILQDSDPRVRANAIEAIEMLHEPRLVYMIIRFKNDPNNRVRGNTLKALYTLEKRDVLPDVLKMMTSSEKNMILTALWLLTVIPLCSKELEDLCDLYLDHDDGDIQRRAALAWEKLLGWKQQQAAPLSRQ from the coding sequence GTGATTCAGGGGTTGCTGCGTTTTACCGCCCATGCATCCCCCCATGATTTAAAATACCTTATTCCTCTTGTCCAAAGTTCCAACGAACATATTTCCCATATTGCACGTGAAACCGCCGCAGATTTCATCAGAAATATTCTTTTAGATCGTCTTGAGGAGCTTTCCTGTGAGGAAGTACAGAAACTGATTGAGGTGGTGCGGAAACTGACTCCTGACTTTCTTGCCAATGTGTTGAGTGAGATTCGGCGCGGAAGTGAGGGACGCCGTGTCCATGCCATACAATTGCTACGATATATGAACGACGATGAGGTTGTACGAAAAGTCCTTATTACGCTCCTGCGCAGTAAGGTAACGCATGTACGAGCCACAGCGGTAAAAGTTCTGGGGTATTTTGTTAATTCTCTCGAGCATCACCTATTCCGTTCTATTTTGCAAGATTCTGATCCGCGAGTGCGTGCCAATGCGATTGAAGCTATTGAGATGCTTCATGAGCCCCGTTTGGTATACATGATTATTCGTTTCAAAAATGATCCCAATAATCGGGTTCGCGGCAATACTCTCAAGGCGCTATACACTCTTGAAAAACGGGATGTGCTTCCTGATGTGCTGAAAATGATGACCAGTTCAGAAAAAAATATGATCCTTACTGCTTTGTGGCTCCTTACGGTTATTCCTCTTTGTTCAAAAGAGCTGGAAGATCTTTGTGATCTCTATCTTGATCATGATGATGGCGACATACAACGCCGCGCCGCCTTGGCATGGGAGAAACTTCTCGGGTGGAAACAACAGCAGGCTGCTCCCCTCTCTCGACAATAG
- a CDS encoding cysteine desulfurase family protein, with protein sequence MKPVYMDYNATTPLHPAVQERMKAAMDLYGNPSSMHTQGRQAREEIEAAREEVASFVGARPKNIIFVGSGSEANNTIFNLFPCRHRDCSRSMCGKTEIVTTKIEHPCILESAKKAELRGVVVRYLDVDRFGRINLEQLAELVTEKTALVSIMMVNNEIGTIQDLVSAGKIIHAKNALFHTDAVQALGKIPIDVSEIRADFMSFSAHKIYGPKGIGALYVADKADFCPFILGGHQEQGRRAGTENTLGIVGMGEAVRQRKQEMEEEGKRLWDLRRFFISELRNRVDDVSINGHETEVIPGTVNVSFRGVEGESVLLYLDMFGIAVSTGSACSTGSLDPSHVLLATAHDAEMAHGSIRFSFGRDTTQEDVIYVLDHVESTITKLREISTVYRK encoded by the coding sequence ATGAAACCTGTATATATGGATTATAATGCCACAACCCCGCTTCATCCCGCCGTGCAGGAGCGCATGAAGGCTGCCATGGATCTATATGGCAATCCTTCCAGTATGCACACCCAAGGCCGACAGGCCCGTGAGGAAATAGAAGCGGCTCGTGAGGAGGTCGCTTCCTTTGTGGGGGCACGCCCGAAAAATATCATTTTTGTGGGAAGTGGCTCTGAGGCGAACAATACCATTTTTAACCTTTTTCCCTGTCGACATCGTGATTGTAGCCGCTCCATGTGCGGAAAGACCGAAATCGTGACAACGAAAATTGAACATCCGTGTATCCTTGAGTCTGCGAAAAAAGCAGAGTTGCGTGGAGTTGTGGTGAGATATCTTGATGTGGACCGCTTTGGACGCATCAATTTAGAACAATTGGCAGAGCTGGTTACAGAGAAAACCGCCCTTGTTTCCATTATGATGGTAAATAATGAAATTGGAACAATTCAGGATCTGGTTAGCGCTGGAAAAATTATTCATGCTAAAAACGCCTTGTTTCATACCGACGCCGTGCAGGCACTGGGAAAAATACCCATTGATGTGTCTGAGATTCGAGCGGACTTTATGTCCTTTTCTGCTCATAAGATCTACGGTCCCAAGGGAATAGGCGCTTTATATGTGGCCGATAAAGCAGATTTTTGCCCCTTTATTTTGGGCGGACATCAAGAGCAGGGCCGCCGTGCCGGCACAGAGAACACTCTGGGCATTGTTGGCATGGGAGAGGCGGTTCGTCAGCGGAAGCAGGAGATGGAAGAAGAGGGTAAGCGGCTGTGGGACCTACGACGGTTTTTTATCTCAGAGCTTCGTAATCGCGTGGATGATGTTTCTATTAATGGCCATGAAACCGAGGTGATCCCCGGTACAGTTAACGTCTCTTTTCGCGGTGTAGAGGGCGAGTCAGTTCTCTTGTATCTTGATATGTTTGGCATTGCCGTTTCCACGGGATCTGCCTGTTCAACAGGTTCACTTGATCCATCCCATGTATTACTTGCCACGGCACATGATGCTGAAATGGCGCACGGATCAATTCGGTTTAGTTTTGGACGCGATACAACTCAGGAAGATGTCATTTATGTGTTAGACCATGTTGAGAGTACCATTACAAAGCTGCGGGAGATATCGACAGTATACAGAAAATAA